GACGAAGAAGTAAAGGAGAAGTGATCCAGACGACACCGTGACTAAGGGAAGGGACGGGCAACCAGAGAATCGAACCATCTCCTATCCAGATGTCTCCCTGTTCCAAGTTTTCTGCACCTTTATCGATTTCATTACCGAATAACTTAAATTTTAGGTTTTCTTCGGTAGCTAAAGAACGGATTTTCCCGCGAATTGTACTGGAGGGAATATAGGGTAAAGTGGTATGGGATTCACGAGCAATACCCACTAGATTCCCCTCTTGAGTGGTTCCTCCGGTATGTAGGGGAGAAAGTAGATAAAAGTGGATTAAGTTCATGATTAATTATTCTCCTTTATAGTTGATCCAAAGTAATTCTGAGTAGCCTAATTTGCCCCTATTCGCTTGTCCAAAAACAGCGATCAAATTTGATCCAAAGTAATTCTGAGTAGCCTAATTTGCGCCAGCGTTGGTGATATTCGGGACTATCGGGCTGCTCTTGAAATAGGCGATCGGGTTGATTTAAATAGTATTGACTACCCGGGGGGGCCGCGAAGACTTGGGGGGCGGGAATGCTAGTATTTTCTTTTGATTGAATGCGGCAACTGATCGGAATAGCTCGATCGGTTGCGACACTGACTAGATTGCCCGGTTTCTGATTACTATTAACAGTATGGGCGAGTTTCCATTCCCAGGGCCAAGAGCGACAAATGGCTTGATTATTATCGTGACGGCGTTCAAAAATACCGGGGGTAACGAGATAGGCGATCGCTTTATTTATTTGTTTAAAGTTCTCCTCGGATTTTTGTTTTAATTCTTGCCATTGTTGACCTAAATTATCGCATTTTTCCAGTATAACTCGGTGTCCTTCTCCTCCTAACCGCAAAGTTGTGGGAGTGGGAATATTAACATCAATTCCGATCGCTATACTCCAACCGGGTAGCATTCGGATCGCTTTTTCGACAAAGTATCCATCGGCATCTTCTACCTGTTTACTTCCCGGTTTCATGGCATTATGGGAACGAATTTCTTCTTGCCAGGGTTTATCTTTTTCTTTGTGTTTTACTAACCATTGGCAAGGGTCGATCGCTCCTGTTTTTAAATAATCGAGAATAACTTCACAAGGTAGATACTGACGATATTTACCTTCTTTCTCTTCTTCCGCTTCATTTTCTCGATTTTGGCAATTTTTGTTAGGTTTAGCCTTAGCTAAGGGGGCAGGTTTCGATCGATCCCAAAATATATGGTTTTCTGAAATCGTTAAATTATCACTCCAAGAAATAGGAATTAATGGGTCAGAATTGGCGAATCCTAAAGGACGGGGTAGATATAAAGTATCTCCAGCAAAAGATAGGAATGGACCGGTGATTTTAAAATAACTATTTTTAGAGCGATCTAGTAAAGCACTTAAAGCACCGGCGATCGTGTGACCGTTGGGGGGAAATGTACTTCCGGCCCAGGCTCTTTCTCCGGGGCTAAAGGGTTTGGCATCCCGTAGGAGAAGAACATCTAGGGGAGTGATTGTGTACCAATACATTAAATGGAACCTCCGATCTTAATCTCTCTTTTTCGAGTCATAAAAGCCGCTAATTTCATCCAGCTACGCACGGCTTCGTTAAGATCATTAGGATCATTTTCCGTGGTTAACCAAAGATGTTTGAGAAAGTTGCTTAGGTCTTTTTGAAAAGCTTCTCTGTTCTCTGTTGTTAGATTTTCCCGACGGCTAGAGAACGCCTTGACCCAAACCTCGATCGCTTCTATCATTGGTATAGGATGCTGTTGCCAAAGGCCGGCCACTGCCTCGAATAAACTGGCATCGGAATTACCGGCGAGAAGTTGTTGCCATTGATAAAAAACATCAAACTTAGCCGTAGATTTTAGGATGTTTCCGTTGCCGTAGAGAACGCGCACTTGTACAGCATCTTTTTTGACTTTTTTGCCGTCAAAGCCTTTATAGGCGTGTTCCTTGGCTTTTTTCTCAGCCTCCCAGAGATTTTCTAGGGCGATAGCAAGGGGTACGGAATGATGAGCGATGACAATACCGAAACTGATAGTCGCCCGCTTTCCCATGGTAAATAGGGGACGTTTGGCGAGATTTTCGGGAGGTTTTTCGCCTTCCCATTGCCAATAGTCACCGGCGTTATTAAATTCCCCATGGGGGTCTTTTTCTCCCTTAAAACATTGGCGGATATCCCATAACCATTTATCCCATTCCCAGAGATTAGTATAGGCGAGAACATCATCACCGCCACCATAGATTAAGCGTCCTGCATAGCGTTGTTCGGTGAGGTAGGGAACGAGTTGATTAGAGAAGTCTAAAAGGGCGCGACTGAGGGCGCTATGGGTAGATGGTCCCATGCGTTTATTGAGGGTGACAAAATCGCCAAAAGCTTTTTGTACTTCTTTTTCTAGGGTATCGGTTTCGGTCGGGGGATGATCGGCGTATTGATGAAGTGACTTAGGGATATATTCTCGATAGGGTTTCATTTTTTGGCCTTTTAACCATTCCCCCATTCCGTCACCATCTCCTGCGGCGATAACATACCAATCAGCCGGGTTATTGTGGGGATAGTTTTGGTCAATTAATTGGCTTAATTGATGGCGATAATTAGCCATTTCTTCATCGGTAATCTCTAGTTCTTCTACTAACCATCCCGCATTGAGAAATCGAGGGTGATAACGTTTATATTCTGGTTCGATGTGATCGTCAATGTAGGGGATTCCCCAGGGTTGGGTAAGTGCCGGGGGAATCTTTTTCCCGTCTTCTCTTAACCTACGCGAGATGGTGCGACAAGCGTGATGAAAATGGTCGAGATCACCGCCTGTTTTGAGATAACCGGCGACTCCCACGGTTAAATCGGGATAAGCGGCATCTAGACGCTTTTGGTCGCTATTTTTTAAGAGTTTTGGCAGGATTAGGTGTAATCCGCGTTTAACGGTTTCCGTGGCGTTGAGTTGTTCGATCCCATCGAATAATCCGGCATTTCGTTGCCAATATTCTTTGCTTGCTTTTTCGCTAATCCAATCGTTGTTACTATCGGGATGGACGACGGGGCCAAGTCCAGAAATGGTGGAACGGGGGCCGAAAGCGGTGGGAATCTGCCAATCGCGGGCATTTTTGACAGCAGCAAGGGCGGAACGGT
This Microcystis wesenbergii NRERC-220 DNA region includes the following protein-coding sequences:
- a CDS encoding type III-B CRISPR module-associated Cmr3 family protein, with the protein product MYWYTITPLDVLLLRDAKPFSPGERAWAGSTFPPNGHTIAGALSALLDRSKNSYFKITGPFLSFAGDTLYLPRPLGFANSDPLIPISWSDNLTISENHIFWDRSKPAPLAKAKPNKNCQNRENEAEEEKEGKYRQYLPCEVILDYLKTGAIDPCQWLVKHKEKDKPWQEEIRSHNAMKPGSKQVEDADGYFVEKAIRMLPGWSIAIGIDVNIPTPTTLRLGGEGHRVILEKCDNLGQQWQELKQKSEENFKQINKAIAYLVTPGIFERRHDNNQAICRSWPWEWKLAHTVNSNQKPGNLVSVATDRAIPISCRIQSKENTSIPAPQVFAAPPGSQYYLNQPDRLFQEQPDSPEYHQRWRKLGYSELLWIKFDRCFWTSE
- the cas10 gene encoding type III-B CRISPR-associated protein Cas10/Cmr2; protein product: MALGYWQAKIWGLLHDPVFKALHSNSGRGDNSFWRDLEVMKLWGKHNPEKSTKTILKQIKLADYITSASDRSAIGSLTQFVNYDRETGLELRHLLSGEPLNLKLADTTHKKIASNRTDYLKEQEKRLFNQIPDRLRTGISENEAKELFWWLWRCLPQAATKLLDDENLLLMPAETRIPDGSIWSHASLTAAIAGTLAGYDLTSEDVVNKWPTGKQLSHAYLVSFTFSPVQELIKASRKMRDFWAGSWILHYLSAQVCWQLAQQYGPDSLIYPSLYAQPLIDRWLLEKYPDFKPWIDPPGDRQLLTAGFPNIIILVLPKDKVAAAMQTAKSSLLKEWKEISRQVFEELGERHWMPKLKENSRTWDSWLNAQWQTYYVGVPIGREDQLLTSSEIYQENENSAENQAEDPEKAQSWRDKQNELYNLYDKKALFLEKEQEFLQKAGKLRLEKWKKHPFSSNVGSWWSSAFDQNRSALAAVKNARDWQIPTAFGPRSTISGLGPVVHPDSNNDWISEKASKEYWQRNAGLFDGIEQLNATETVKRGLHLILPKLLKNSDQKRLDAAYPDLTVGVAGYLKTGGDLDHFHHACRTISRRLREDGKKIPPALTQPWGIPYIDDHIEPEYKRYHPRFLNAGWLVEELEITDEEMANYRHQLSQLIDQNYPHNNPADWYVIAAGDGDGMGEWLKGQKMKPYREYIPKSLHQYADHPPTETDTLEKEVQKAFGDFVTLNKRMGPSTHSALSRALLDFSNQLVPYLTEQRYAGRLIYGGGDDVLAYTNLWEWDKWLWDIRQCFKGEKDPHGEFNNAGDYWQWEGEKPPENLAKRPLFTMGKRATISFGIVIAHHSVPLAIALENLWEAEKKAKEHAYKGFDGKKVKKDAVQVRVLYGNGNILKSTAKFDVFYQWQQLLAGNSDASLFEAVAGLWQQHPIPMIEAIEVWVKAFSSRRENLTTENREAFQKDLSNFLKHLWLTTENDPNDLNEAVRSWMKLAAFMTRKREIKIGGSI